A window of Rhododendron vialii isolate Sample 1 chromosome 11a, ASM3025357v1 contains these coding sequences:
- the LOC131308447 gene encoding zinc finger protein ZOP1: MTEYWVSQGNKWCDFCKIFISNNPTSIRNHELGQRHKDSVAKRLVTMRQEKAAKEKEQKEAARALEQIETKAKRSYEKDISAFKDARVSNANAFVAQEDDQGTVNAEEDWEYDSSSGYYCHKTNGCFYDPNSGFYYTDALGRWVTREEAFAAAQTSSNAAPKKPIFKKPSVGSESRSVSENKGGTQSQNVAAATGLVVSAPLNPTRTVKGAPSSLTLNKRKRQDGKPKILSEEEKAAIKAREAARKRVEEREKPLLGLYRQ; the protein is encoded by the exons ATGACTGAG TACTGGGTGAGTCAGGGTAACAAATGGTGTGACTTCTGCAAAATTTTCATATCAAACAATCCTACTAGCATCAGAAACCATGAACTTGGTCAACGTCACAAGGATAGTGTTGCCAAGAGGCTTGTTACTATGAGACAAGAGAAGGCTGCCAAAGAGAAGGAACAAAAGGAAGCTGCTCGTGCCCTCGAACAAATTGAAACT AAAGCCAAGCGTAGCTATGAGAAGGATATATCAGCTTTCAAAGACGCCAGAGTTTCTAATGCCAATGCATTTGTTGCTCAAGAGGATGATCAAGGGACTGTGAATGCTGAAGAAG ATTGGGAGTATGACAGCTCTTCAGGCTATTACTGTCATAAAACTAATGGTTGCTTCTATGATCCGAACTCTGGCTTCTACTATACAGATGCTTTAG GCAGGTGGGTGACACGGGAAGAGGCATTTGCTGCAGCTCAAACTTCTTCAAATGCTGCCCCTAAGAAGCCCATTTTCAAAAAACCGTCGGTTGGTTCAGAGAGTAGATCAGTTTCGGAAAACAAAGGCGGAACACAGTCTCAGAACGTGGCAGCTGCAACTGGGCTGGTTGTTTCGGCACCTCTGAATCCCACGAGAACTGTTAAAGGTGCTCCTTCGTCTCTCACATTAAACAAGAGAAAGAGGCAAGATGGGAAACCGAAGATATTATCAGAAGAGGAAAAAGCTGCAATCAAAGCAAGGGAGGCTGCAAGGAAGAGAGTTGAAGAGCGAGAAAAGCCGTTGCTCGGCCTCTATAGGCAGTGA
- the LOC131307280 gene encoding protein ALP1-like: MDESFLLMLSNLLHIQTNLDPTSSLLPSPTSPSSSLLTSSSTFPLLFFTIASVLSYLASSRPPHPPSPPSPPPPPPPTSSSPPPPSSLSAFRALSTEHIWSLEPPLRDAQWRSLYGLSHPVFTTVVDKLKPYIAQSNLSLPSDYAVAMVLSRLTHGLSAKTLASRYSLEPYLISKITNMVTRLLATKLYREFIKIPAGRRRLGETTQAFEELTSLPNICGAIDGTLVKIHSLPAEIDPSTYHCRHGFPAVNVQLVADHKKIFWDVCVKAPGGFDDATHLRDSLLYNRLMTGDIIWDKVMNVRGQNVRPYIVGDLGYPLLSFLLNPFTWSRTGTPAQNEFDDALLKGRKVVEEAIGLLKGRWKILQDLNVGLNHAPQTIVACCVLHNLCQIAREPEPELWKEPEESGPVPRVLESEKSFHYFGQNVRQALADDLYQRLSR, translated from the exons atggatgaATCATTCTTGCTCATGCTCTCAAACCTCCTCCACATCCAGACCAACCTCGACCCaacctcctccctcctcccttCCCCcacctccccctcctcctccctcctcacctcctcctccaccttccCCCTCCTCTTCTTCACCATCGCCTCCGTCCTCTCCTACCTTGCCTCCTCCCGCCCACCGCACCCTCCatctcccccctccccccctcccccaccTCCCCCCACCTCCTCCTCCCCACCTCCCCCCTCCTCCCTCTCCGCCTTCCGCGCCCTCTCCACCGAACACATCTGGTCCCTCGAACCCCCTCTCCGCGACGCCCAGTGGCGCTCCCTTTACGGCCTCTCCCACCCCGTCTTCACCACCGTCGTTGACAAGCTCAAACCCTACATTGCCCAGTCCaacctctctctcccctccgaCTACGCCGTCGCTATGGTCCTTTCGCGCCTCACCCACGGCCTCTCCGCTAAAACCCTTGCCTCCCGTTACTCCCTCGAACCCTACTTAATCTCAAAGATCACCAACATGGTCACCCGCCTGTTAGCTACTAAGCTATACCGTGAGTTCATCAAGATCCCCGCTGGCCGCCGCCGCCTCGGTGAAACCACCCAG GCCTTCGAGGAACTCACCTCCCTCCCCAACATTTGCGGTGCCATCGACGGAACCCTTGTCAAGATCCACTCTCTCCCTGCAGAAATTGACCCATCTACCTACCACTGCCGCCATGGATTCCCTGCTGTTAATGTTCAGCTAGTCGCTGATCATAAGAAGATTTTCTGGGATGTGTGTGTTAAGGCTCCTGGGGGATTTGATGATGCTACCCATTTGAGGGATAGTCTGTTGTACAATAGACTCATGACAGGGGACATTATTTGGGATAAGGTTATGAATGTGAGAGGTCAGAATGTGAGGCCTTACATTGTTGGGGATTTAGGTTACCCTCTGCTCTCGTTTTTGTTGAATCCATTTACTTGGAGTAGGACAGGTACACCAGCTCAGAACGAGTTCGATGATGCATTGTTGAAAGGGAGGAAAGTTGTGGAAGAAGCCATCGGGTTGCTTAAGGGGAGGTGGAAGATTCTTCAGGACTTGAATGTGGGTCTGAATCATGCCCCTCAGACCATTGTTGCCTGTTGTGTTTTGCATAACTTGTGTCAGATTGCAAGGGAGCCAGAGCCGGAGCTTTGGAAGGAGCCGGAGGAGAGTGGGCCTGTACCGAGGGTGCTTGAGAGTGAGAAGTCGTTTCATTATTTTGGACAGAATGTGAGGCAGGCTTTGGCTGATGATTTGTATCAGAGATTATCTAGGTAA
- the LOC131307279 gene encoding CDPK-related kinase 5-like, with translation MGICTSKPPKPNPYAPFTEEQQTEQALEKRHSDKPYETPARGSRRTSDADAVKKSPFFPFYSPSPARYFFSKKSPAPPSSAAESATSTPRRLFRRPFPPPSPAKHIKAFLARRQGAGDAAVIPEGEEREGGGGDTAAAAGLDKGFGFSKQFTSRYVVGEEVGRGHFGYTCSAMAKKGELKGQQVAVKVIPKAKMTTAIAIEDVRREVKILRALAGHKNLVQFYDAFEDHDNVYIAMELCEGGELLDRILSRGGKYSEDEAKAVMVQILNFVAFCHLQGVVHRDLKPENFLFTSKDEHSQLKAIDFGLSDFVRPDERLNDIVGSAYYVAPEVLHRSYSTEADVWSIGVIAYILLCGSRPFWARTESGIFRAVLKADPSFEEAPWPSLSSEAKDFVKRLLNKDPRKRMSAAQALSHPWIRNCNDVKVPLDIHVFRIMKAYMRSSSLRKAALRALSKTLTGDELFYLKEQFALLEPNKNGSITLDSVKTALMKNATDAMKDSRIPDFLSSLNALQYRRMDFEEFCAAALSVYQLEALDRWEQHARSAYEIFDKGGNRAIVIEELASELGLSPSVPVHAVLHDWIRQADGKLSFLGFIKLLHGVSSRTLAKAQ, from the exons ATGGGGATTTGCACCTCGAAACCCCCAAAGCCCAACCCCTACGCCCCCTTCACCGAAGAACAACAAACAGAACAAGCCCTAGAGAAACGACACTCCGACAAGCCCTACGAAACTCCGGCGAGGGGTTCCCGCCGGACCTCCGATGCCGACGCCGTGAAAAAGTCCCCGTTCTTCCCGTTCTACAGCCCCAGCCCGGCCCGCTACTTCTTCTCTAAGAAGTCTCCGGCGCCTCCGTCGTCGGCGGCGGAGAGCGCGACCTCGACGCCGCGGAGGCTGTTCAGGCGGCCGTTCCCGCCGCCGTCTCCGGCGAAGCACATAAAGGCGTTCTTGGCGCGGCGGCAGGGGGCGGGCGATGCGGCGGTGATACCggagggggaggagagggagggaggaggaggcgaTACAGCGGCGGCGGCGGGGCTTGATAAGGGGTTTGGGTTCTCGAAGCAGTTCACGAGTAGGTATGTGGTTGGGGAGGAGGTGGGGAGAGGGCATTTTGGGTATACTTGTTCGGCCATGGCTAAGAAGGGGGAGCTCAAGGGTCAGCAGGTTGCTGTCAAAGTCATACCCAAAGCTAAG ATGACGACAGCTATTGCGATTGAGGATGTGAGAAGGGAGGTGAAGATACTACGGGCATTGGCAGGACATAAGAATCTTGTGCAATTCTATGATGCATTTGAAGACCATGATAATGTCTATATAGCCATGGA GTTGTGCGAAGGAGGGGAGCTTTTGGATAGAATACTGTCAAG gGGTGGGAAATACTCTGAGGATGAAGCAAAGGCTGTCATGGTACAAATTCTTAATTTTGTCGCATTTTGTCATCTCCAGGGTGTGGTGCATCGAGATCTAAAACCAGAG AACTTTCTGTTTACCTCCAAGGATGAGCACTCCCAGTTAAAAGCAATAGACTTTGGATTGTCAGATTTTGTCAGGCCAG atgAAAGGCTTAATGACATCGTTGGGAGTGCGTACTACGTGGCACCTGAAGTCTTACACAGATCATACAGTACAGAAGCTGATGTGTGGAGTATAGGAGTGATAGCATACATTCTTCTATGTGGCAGTCGCCCATTTTGGGCCCGGACCGAGTCTGGTATTTTTCGGGCAGTTCTAAAAGCTGACCCAAGTTTTGAAGAAGCTCCTTGGCCTTCTTTATCTTCAGAGGCTAAGGATTTTGTCAAGCGTCTATTAAATAAAGACCCTAGGAAGAGGATGAGTGCCGCGCAGGCTTTAA GTCATCCCTGGATTCGAAACTGTAATGATGTAAAAGTGCCTCTTGATATTCATGTATTCAGAATCATGAAGGCATATATGCGATCTTCATCTCTGCGTAAGGCTGCTTTGAGG GCATTGTCTAAGACATTGACGGGTGATGAACTCTTCTATCTAAAGGAGCAATTTGCACTATTGGagccaaacaaaaatggtaGCATAACATTAGACAGTGTTAAAACG GCCCTGATGAAAAATGCAACGGATGCAATGAAGGATTCTCGCATCCCCGATTTTCTTTCCTCG CTGAATGCACTGCAATACAGAAGAATGGATTTTGAAGAGTTCTGTGCAGCTGCATTAAGTGTATATCAGCTGGAGGCACTTGATCGCTGGGAACAACATGCTCGTAGTGCATATGAAATTTTTGACAAGGGAGGAAACCGGGCTATTGTCATTGAGGAACTTGCATCG GAACTTGGCCTAAGCCCCTCAGTTCCAGTTCATGCTGTCCTCCATGACTGGATACGGCAAGCCGATGGAAAGCTCAGTTTCCTTGGGTTCATCAAATTGTTACATGGTGTGTCCAGCCGAACCCTTGCAAAGGCACAATAA